The sequence GAATTTCTTTTTCTCGCTCTAGAAGCCGCAACACTGAAAGATCGATGTCCACGATATTCTCTTTTCTATTATGAGCGCTCAGAAATGAGCTTTGCCAATGCAGATTCTATCTTCACCGCGACCCGCTCATTACTTCTTCTATTCCAAAGCTCCACTTCGCCATCGACAACGCCCTTGCCGCAAATCAAAATCCATGGCACGCCAATCAACTCGGCATCGGCAAACTTGACTCCCGGGGAAAGCTTTGGGCGATCGTCAAGCATGACCGATAAGCCGGCGGCTTCGGCTTCGAGAGTCAACTGCTCTGCGACCTCAAAAGCCACTGGATCCTTGCCGGTGGCGATGATATAAACATCCGCCGGCGAGACGCTCTCCGGCCAAACAAGACCCTTTTCATCGTTATAAGATTCCGCCAAGACTGCTACCAACCTGGTGACGCCAATCCCGTAGGACCCCATGGTTACCGTCACCAACTTGCCATTCTCGTCAAGCACTTTGAGCCCCAGGGCCTCGGCATACTTGCGACCCAGCTGGAAGACGTGACCGATTTCGATACCGCGCGAGAGCTCCAATTCGCCCGAACCATCAGGGGCCGGATCTCCAGCTTTGATTTCGGCGATATCGGCATAGCCATCGGACTCGAAGTCTCTGCCAAAGGTTAGGTACCAGACGTGTTTTTGATCGATATTTGCACCGGTTATCCAAGCACTACCTTTGGCAATCCGTGGGTCAACCAAATAGCGAATCTTAGACTCAGTCTTTTCGCCCAGGTGCTGCTCGCCGCCAAGATTAGGCCCGATGTAACCCTTTACCAATGCCGGGTACTTCTTGAAATCCTCCTCAGTGGCGGGCTCTACTTCTTTGGGGCCAAAAAATGCCTCGGCGCGTTTCGGGTCAACCTCGCGGTCCCCCGGCAAACCAACAATTACAAGCTCACGCTTGCCATCTTTATCGGTAAGTGCCAAGACCACATTTTTCAGCGTGTCAGCTGCGCTCCAGACACCCGCAGTCTTGGGGTGATTCGCGTTTGAAAAATCCACCAGTGAAGCAATGGTTGGAGTGTTTTGAGAGTCATGGACCTTGGCAATCGGGTTCAGAGAACCATCGATTTCATTTGCTACCTCAAACTTCACCGCTTCAACATTGGCGGCGAATCCTCCCCTGGAGCGAACAAAGGTGTCTTCCCCAATTGGCGAAGGATTCAAAAACTCTTCTGATTTCGAGCCCCCCATCGCACCGGCATCCGCCTTCACGATCACGTACTCGACACCCAGACGCTGGAAAATCTTTTCGTAGGCGGCCCGCTGAGCCGCATAGCTTCTACCGAGACCCTCGTCGGTCACATCGAAGCTGTAAGCGTCCTTCATCACAAACTCGCGCCCACGCAACAGCCCCGCGCGAGGCCTTGCCTCGTCGCGGTATTTGATTTGGATTTGGTAAATAGTTAGTGGGAGATCTTTATAAGAGCTGTAGAGGTCTTTGACCAAGAGGGTGAAAACCTCTTCGTGAGTCGGTGCTAGAAGGTAATCCGCATCCTTGCGGTCCTTCAGGCGAAAAAGGTTGTCACCATATTCGCTCCAACGACCAGTGATCTCGAACGGCTCTTTGGGCAACAGCCCTGGGAAATAGACCTCCTGGGCACCGGCAGTGTTCATTTCCTCGCGCACAATTGCTTCTATTTTGTTTTTTACCAGCAGTCCAAGCGGCAGCCAGGAGAAAATCCCTGGAGCATTGCGGCGAACGTAACCGGCTCTCACTAGCAGTCGGTGGCTTTGGACTTCGGCATCGGATGGATCCTCGCGAAGTGTGCGCAAAAATAAAGTACTCAGGCGTATGGGCATGAGCTCAATGTTAGCTATTTGTCGGAGGTCGTGACCTGCGCTGTGCCAGAAATTGCTGGATCCATTTCCGCCGCGATCCGATTTGCCTCTTCAATCAAGGTTTTGACAATTTCGGATTCGGGCACCGTCTTGATAATTTCACCCTTTACGAAAATCTGTCCCTTGCCATTTCCCGAGGCCACGCCAAGGTCAGCTTCGCGAGCTTCACCGGGCCCGTTCACAACACATCCCATAACCGCAACTCGGATTGGGACGGTGAGGTGCTTTAGCCCCTCGGTGACATCGTTCGCAAGGGTGTAGACATCCACCTGAGCGCGACCACAACTTGGGCAAGAGACAATCTCAAGCTTTCTTGGGCGAAGATTTAGGGACTCCAGGATCTGGAATCCAACCTTGATCTCTTCAACTGGCGGAGCGGAAAGCGAAACCCTGATGGTGTCGCCAATTCCGCGGGACAACAGTGCCCCAAAGGCGACTGCCGACTTTATGGTCCCCTGGAATGCCGGCCCGGCCTCAGTGACGCCAAGGTGGAGCGGCCAATCGCCGCGCTCCGCAAGCATTTCATATGCCTTTACCATCACGACTGGGTCGTTATGCTTCACCGAAATCTTGAAGTCGTGGAAATCGTGTTCTTCAAATAGCGCGGCTTCCCAAATCGCAGACTCAACTAGCGCCTCTGCAGTTGGTTTACCGTATTTGGTGAGCAATCTGGGGTCCAGCGAACCCGCATTTACACCGATTCTGAGAGAAATACCAGCGTCTTTAGCTGCCTTTGCGATTGCGCCAACCTGATCATCGAATTTGCGAATGTTACCCGGGTTTACCCTTACCGCGCCACAGCCAGCATCGATCGCTGCGAAGACGTACTTAGGTTGAAAGTGAATATCTGCAATCACTGGAATCTGCGAGCGCTTGGCAATAATGCGAAGTACGTCGGCATCGTCTTGGGTTGGCACTGCCACTCGAACCACATCGCAACCGGTGGCAGTCAGTTCAGCAATCTGCTGCAGGGTGCCATTGATGTCGGTGGTTTGGGTGGTGGTCATGGACTGCACAGAAATTGGTGAATCGCTTCCAACCCCAACCTTGCCCACCATAATCTGGCGAGTCTTTCGTCTAGGGGAAATTGTTGGTGGCGGACCTTTGGGAAGACCCAGATTTACAGCAGGCACTTATGTTTCCTCTCGAGATGCAACAAGCAAGAACAACGAACTAGCCGTTTGGCTTCCTAACCCAGGCGAATCGGATTAATGAAATCGGCCGTGATAAACAAAATACCTACCAAGATTAGTAATGCCCAAACCGCATAGGCCAGAGGTAGAGCCCGAGCCGTGTCAATTGGGCCAGGGTCCTTTTTAGTTATGAGCTTTACGGTTCGACGTTTTGCCCCTTCGTAAACCGCGCCAAGAACATGACCGCCATCCAACGGCAGCAGTGGAATCAGGTTGAAGGCGAACAACGCCAAATTCAAAGAGCCAATCAGCATTAGAAGTGATGCCAACTTGGCGTCGATACCGATCGCATCGGTAGCCGTTAGCTCACCCGCCAGCTGCCCAACCCCCACTATCGATACCGCGCCCATTGGGTCTCGGTCGCTTAGTCCCAATGCCGAGCTCCCTACCTGCCAGATTTGCGCGGGTAGTTGCAGGACGAAACCGAGCGTGCTTAGGGTCATGTTGCCGGCGTAGCTCAGGGACTCCCCCAGCGAAAGGGGTTGCAATTCAGACTTGAACTGAAAACCGAAGATTGGTCGAAGTTCGGTGATTGGCAGACCGGCTTCATCTTTTAGAGGCGAGTTAGTCTCGGAGAAGACCTGACGCTCAGTGAAAACTGGGGCTATCGATAGAGTAAGCGACTCCCCCGAGCGCCGAACCTCAAGCATCACGGGGCTCCCCGGGGATTGGTTCATAATCGCAATAGCCTCATCCCAATTCAAGACTGGGTTGCCGTTCACGGCTGTGATGGTGTCGTTCGCCATGAGGCCCCCTGCCGATGCTGGAGACTCTGGAGCGGTTGCGGGGCAATTGCCCTGGGCATCGGCCTCAATGCAAGCAAACACTTGGTCCACGCTCATCGAAGGCTGGTTAATCCCAAGACCTGCCAGGGCCCCGATGATTAAAACCACCCCGAGTAGCAGATTCATGACCGGACCCCCGAGCATGATTATTAGTTTTTTGGGAGCTGAAAGTTGGTAGAACTGACGGTTGTCGTCAGTTGCAAGAATCTCTTTTCTGACCTCTACTCTCGCCTCGTTAATCCATTTTGAAAATGGGCCGTTATAAGGCTTTGTCTCCGGCGGATACATACCCGCCATCGAAATATATCCACCAAGCGGAAAAGCCTTTAGGCCATATTCTGTTTCGCCGCGAGTAAAGGACTTGACGGTCGGGCCAAACCCAACCATGTACTGCTTGACGCGCACCTTGAATGCCTTGGCGGGCAGCAAATGGCCAATTTCGTGCAACCCGATAGATAGCGCAATCCCCACCAGCACAATCAATATGCCAAGGATGTAAAGCAGGGTGTCTACCACTTGTAAAGGCTACCTTCAAAGATCAAGAACTGCGTTTTGCTATCAGCGAATCAGCGGTTTTCCTGGCCCAGATTTCAGCCTCCAGGACACCCTCGAGGGTCAGCTCCAATTCGGCTTCATGAAGATCAACCGTTTCAGCAACAATCTGCAGAATCTCCAAAAAGCCGATTTTGAGTTTATGGAACGCCTCCACTGCCTGTTCGTTGCTGGCGTTAAATACCGCTGGGTAGGTAAGCCCAGCTTTGCCGACTTGTCGAGCCAAAGCTACTGCGCCAAAGACCGCTTCATCAAGCGGCTCAAACTGCCAGTTATGGGACTTGGTCCAGTCCAGGGCCTGGCTTACCCCCTGCACTCGGTTGGGCCAATTCAAGCTGATCGCAATCGGGAGCTTCATATCGGGCGGTGAGCATTGAGCGATAACCGATCCGTCAATAAATTCGACCATCGAGTGGATGATTGACTGCGGGTGAACAGTCACCTCGATTTGCTCAAAGGGGAGCCCAAATAATAAGTGCGCCTCGATTATCTCGAGCCCCTTATTGACCAATGTTGCCGAGTTTGTGGTTACCACTTTGCCCATATCCCAGGTCGGGTGCTTCAGCGCCTGCTGTGGTGTGACTAGCGCCAGCTGATCAAGGCTAAAGCCGCGAAACGGTCCGCCCGAAGCTGTGAGAATGAGTTTTTTTACTTCGCCATTCGAGCCGGATCGAAGCGCCTGCGCGATTGCGGAATGCTCGGAATCAACCGGCAGGATTTGCCCTGGTGCAGCGATTTTAGTGACCAGAGTGCCGCCCACAATTAGCGACTCTTTATTTGCAAGGGCTAGCTGCTTTCCAGAGGCCAAGGCCGCCAAAGTTGGCATTAGTCCCGCTGAGCCGGTGATGCCATTTAGAACAACATCGGCCTGAGTGCCTGAGACAAGATCGCTAGCTGCCTGAGTGCCCAGAACTGCATCGGATGAAGCGAGGCCGAACTTATCACGTTGATAATCAAGTAGGTCTTGATTTTGGAACCCGGAGATTCCGACCAATTTAAACAAATCGGGGTACTGCTCTATAACCTCGAGGGCCTGAGTGCCAATTGACCCTGTAGAGCCGAGAACAATCACTGAACGCATCCTGCAAGCTTAGAACCAAGTGCGAATCGCGAACTCTAGGGCGCTAAAAGCTCTCAAAGAATCTACAATGGAAGATATGACCATTGAGCAAAAACGAAATCTTGTGACAGCAATTCCAGGGCCAAACTCTATCGCGTTGCAAAAGCGCCGGATGGAAGTCATTTCTGCTGGGGTGGGCACAGCCCTCCCAGTCTTTATGGACGAAGCCCACGGAGCTATTCTGCGCGATGTCGATGGCAATCAGTTCATCGATATGGGAAGCGGAATCGGAGTAGTGACCATTGGTCACACCAACCAGCGAGTGGTTGAGGCTGTTCAGCACCAGGTCGCCAAACTTACCCACACACTTTTTACTGTGGCACCCTATGAGCCTTATGTAAAAGTTGCCGAGATCATCACAAGGCACACACCAGGGACCTTCAAGAAGAAAGCGGCATTTTTCAATTCGGGCGCCGAAGCCGTTGAAAATGCCGTGAAGGTGGCCCGCAAGGCGACCGGCCGAACTGAGATCGCGGTTTTTGATCACGCGTATCACGGCCGCACCAACCTGACCATGTCCATGAACTTCAAAATGCACCCCTACGGCACCGGATTTGGGCCACTAGCCGGGAGCGTGCACCACGCCCCGATGAGTTACCCGTTTAGAGATCCAGAGGGCATGACTGGCGAAGAGGCTGCTGCCAGGGCTATCACCTACCTAGAAAAGCGAGTCGGGGCCTCTCAGCTCGCTGCGGTTTTCATCGAGCCGATTCAGGGTGAGGGTGGTTTTATCGTTCCCGCCAAAGGATTCCTAAGGACACTTGATCAATGGTGCAAGGCAAATGGCATCGTGATGGTGGCCGATGAAGTTCAGTCGGGCATCGCCCGAACGGGCAAGTGGTTTGCCAGCGAATGGGAAGAAGGCTACGAGCCGGATTTGATTACTGTCGCCAAGGGTATCGCCGGCGGGCTGCCGCTTTCAGGCATCGTGGGACGTGCAGAAATAATGGACGCTTCTCACGCAGGCGGTCTGGGTGGAACCTTCGGTGGCTCCCCAACCGCCGTAGCCGCTGGGGTGGCGGTCCTGGAGCAGCTGGAAGAAGGCGGCTGGCTCGAAAGATCACTCGAAATAGGCGAGATTCTGACAACACGTCTCATTGCACTTCAAGCCCAGTATCCAATCATTGGTGAAGTGCGCGGCAAGGGTGCGATGCAAGCTATCGAATTTGTTGAAGCAGGCACTATGAAACCAAATTCCCAGGCCGTGGAAGAACTGGTGCGCCACTGCCATCAAAACGGTGTGGTGATTCTAAATGCCGGAACCTATAACAACGTGATTCGGTTCTTGCCACCGCTTGCAATCAGCGACGAACTGCTGCATGACGCTCTGGATGTCCTGGCAGCTGGCCTCGAAAAGCTAGCTCAGTAACTAGAGAAACATCAAAACCACCAAAACAATCAAAGGAGATTTGTTTTGCACAGCTTCCAAAACCGCGAAAAACTCAGCGCACTCCACCAGGCAGAGTTGGACCGGTTTATAAAAACCCACCCGAAATCTCAGGCACGGCATAACCAAGCCAAGTCCTCGATGCTCGGGGGCGTGCCCATGATTTGGATGTCAAAGTGGCCGGGGCCATTCCCTATCTACGTTGAGAGCGCCAAGGGTTCGCACTTCAGCGACATAGACGGGAATCAGTACGTTGACTTTTGCCTGGGTGACACCGGAGCGATGTCGGGACATGCACCCGAGGCAACCGTTGCCGCAGTCCAGGCCCAAATAGCCAAAGGCTCCACATTCATGCTTCCGACCAACGATTCCATCGTTGCCGCAGAAATTCTTCAAAAACGATTTGGCCTGCCGAGTTGGCAATTCACCCTCACTGCAACAGACGCCAATCGCCACCTGATTCGCTACGCCAGACACGCCAGCGGCAAACCGAAGATCGTAGTTCACGATTACTGCTATCACGGAAGCGTTGATGAAACCTTTGCAGTCTTGAGTGATGACGGACAAACGATTGCTCGAAAGGACAATATCGGAAAGCCGGTTGCGCTGGACCAAACCACCGTAGTTGTGCCATTTAATGACTTAGCAGCTGCAGAGCTAGCTTTTGCGGTGGGCGACATTGCAGCGATGCTGATCGAGCCCGCCATGACAAACATCGGTATCGTGTTGCCGCTACCCGGCTATCTAGAGGGGCTTCGAGAGCTCTGCGATAAATACCAGGTGCTCCTAATAATCGATGAAACCCACACACTATCAGCGGGCATTGGAGGCATGACGAAGACCTTGAACCTAAAGCCAGACGCAGTGGTGCTTGGGAAAACTATTGGTGGTGGAGTCCCAGTTGGGGCCTTTGGGCTATCGGCAGCTTTCGCTCAAAGAATCATCGACTCCTCAAACCTAGAGAGCATTGATGTTGGCGGAGTAGGTGGAACCCTGGCCGGGAATGCCCTTTCAATGGCCGCGGTGGCTGCCACGCTGTCTGAGGTCCTGACTGAAGAGGCATTCATTGAAATGGAGCGACTGGCTACCCAATGGACTAAAAACGTGCAGCAGGTAATAACGCAAGGAAACCTCCCGTGGCAGGTGTCCCAAATTGGCTGCCGCGGGGAATACAGCTTTCGATCTAAGGCTCCGCAAAATGGAAAAGAAGCGAACGCCGCGGAGGACTTCGAGTTACAACAGTATTTACAGCTGCACGCCATGAACCGCGGAGTTCTCATGACACCGTTCCACAACATGGCGCTGATGTCACCAAAGACAACCGACGCTGATTTAGAAAAACATCTAGCTCACTTTAGCGAAGCAACCGCAGCGCTATTTGGCTAGTTTCTTCGCTTTCCTGCTGCCGCGGATCTGAACGATGAGCACGATCGCAATCGCGATCAAGAACACCGACGACCCAATCACATTAGCCTCTGCAGGAATTCCTCTTGCGGCCGCCGTGTAGACGAACTTTGGGAAAGTTTCGATTGAACCTGAGTTGAACTGAGTGATGATGAAATCATCGAAACTCAAAGCAAACGCCAGCATCGCGGCGGCCAAAATGCCCGGCAGCAAAAGCGGCAGAGTCACTTTTCTGAAGACCTGAAATGGGTTGGCGTAAAGGTCTCTACCCGCCTCTTCTAAAGCCGGATCCAAAGTCGCGACGCGCGCCTTTACCGTCACCACGACAAAGCTTAGAGTGAACATAACGTGGGCAATTATTACCGTGGTGAGCCCCTTTGCCCACCCAAAGTCAAGGAACTGAGCCGCAAGCCCAGCTCCCATTACTACTTCGGGAGTGGCCAGTGGTAGAAACAAAAGCAGGTTTGTTGCTGCTCGCCACTTGAAGCGGTATCGCACTAGCGCAATGGCAATCATGGTGCCCAAAACTGTGGCAATAGTCGTTGCGCTCAGCGCGATTATCAAAGAGTTCCCAAAGGCGGTGCATACAACCTGCTGGTCACAAACATTGATCCAGTTATTAAAGGTGAACCCTCGCCAAATAATATTTGATTTGATTGAGTCATTGAATGAAAAAACAAAAGTGTAAATGATCGGGATCATCAAAAAGGCAAAAGTAAGGACGACATAGGTCGGTAGCAGCCAGCGGCCCAGGGAGAATCGGGTCATAGTAGGTCATCCGTTCCGCTGCGCTTCACATAGGCCGACACCAAAACCACAATCGCAGCCATCAGCATCACGGATAGGGCCGAAGCAGTTGGGTAGTCCTGAATTCTCAAAAAGTTGGCCTCCACCACGTTTCCAATCATGGCCGTGTCTGGACCTCCCAGAAAGTCTCGGCTGGCAACCACGTAATCTCCGCTGATGGGGATGAAGGTTAGTAGCGTTCCAGAAATGACCCCGGGCAACGAAAGTGGAAAAGTAATCTTCCTAAAAGTGGTAGCCGGGCTCGCATATAGATCTGAACCCGCTTCGACCAGTCGCATGTCCAGCCGGTCGAGATTGGCATAAATTGGCAGGGTCATAAACGGAATAAAGTTGTAAACCAGGCCAAAAATAACGGCAAAGTTGGTGCCAATGATGTAACTGTCTGCCCCGAAGATTCCGACATCCTTCAGGACATTCACTATCCAAGAATCATTGGAAAATATCTGCTTCCAGGCGAAGGTTCGAAGCAGGAAGCTAATGAAAAATGGCGCAATTACCAAAGTCAGCAGTATGCCCCTGAGCAGCGGGCGCTCCCTTGCCCTAACGGCTATGAAATAGGCAATTGGATAGCTGATAAGCAAAGCGATGATGGTGGCAATGAAAGCGAAGGAAAAAGACCTAAAAATTTGTGGAGCATATTGAGAGACCGCGTAGGCGTAATTGCCAAATTCAACACCAAAGTCGTACTGTCCGATAATTCCAGAGGGAGCCGGTTGTTTTAGCGAAGCCATGATCAGCGAAATCAGCGGAGTGATAAAGAATAAACCAAGGTAAATCAACCCTGGCACGAGTAGCACAAGAGCTACGCGACCACTTTTAGTCTGAGTTTTAACCTGCGTCTTAGAAGTCTGCCCAAATGCCACGAACGCCATAGCGTTAGGCGTCTTCTGTGGTGCCGGAGGGCAAATCGCTCAAACCGAAGCTGTGCTTAACTTTCCAACTGATCCAAACTTGCGCTCCCAATTCAATCACCGGTGATCGCCCAATGTTCTGCGCAAATACCGTGACTTCGCCGACATGGGGGATGTCTATCTGGTACTGATTGCTCACTCCGGTAAAGCGAATATCGGTTATCTCACCGGGTCCGAGCACATTGAGCTCTGAGCTTGATTCTGGTTTCTCTTCGAGGAACTGCACTTTTTCGGGACGCACTCCGATTGCAATTTTGCCGGTCTGCTTTTCAGAGCGTTCCGTCAAGACTGTGACCTTGCTCCCTGCGACAGAGATACTCAGAGTTCCCGAAGAACTATCAAGAACATCGCCAACAAAAATGTTGGATTGGCCCAAGAATTTAGCAACAAAGGCGGTTCTTGGCCTCTCATAGAGAGCTTCCGGCGAACCTAGCTGCTCGATATGGCCCTGGTTCATAACCGCAACGGTGTCTGCCATATCCATTGCTTCTTCTTGGTCATGGGTTACGTGCAGGAAAGTTAGACCGACCTCCATTTGTATTGCCTTGAGTTCAATCTGCATTTGTCGCCTGAGCTTTAGATCCAGTGCACCGAGCGGTTCATCAAGAAGTAGCAGGGCGGGGCGATTCACAAGGGCCCGAGCTAAAGCCACTCTTTGCTGCTGACCGCCCGAAAGCTGCTGAGGCTTTCTGGCCGCAAGGTGCTCAAGCTCAACCAGCTCTAGTGCTTTTTGCGCCTTATCCAAGGGTTCGGGGAGCTTGCGCTGCCTGATACCAAAAGCCACGTTTTCCAGGACGCTCATGTGGGGAAATAGTGCGTAGTTTTGGAACACGGTATTCACGGGCCGCTCGTGGGGCTTCATGCCGGTCACGTCCTTGCCGCCCAAAAGGATCTGCCCCTTGGTTGGCGTTTCAAGGCCAGCAATCATTCGAAGGGTCGTGGTCTTGCCACAACCCGACGGGCCTAATAAGGCGAAGAACTCCCCGGCCGGGATATGGAGGTGAAGGTCGTCAACCGCCACGAAACCGGGAAACTCTTTGCGAATACCTTTTAGCTCTAAATCCTGACCACGAGCTACGAAATCAATCGCCACCTAGGCGCCCAGAAGAAGGTTTTGCCAAGCCGATGAGAATCGCTGTTCCTCTTGCCCGGTTAGCGCCCTGAAAGCCTGAGTGTTCGAAAGAGTCTGTTCACTCGGGAAAATCAGCTGGTTTTCGGCCAATACCGGATCAATTCCGAACGCAACTTCCTTCGCTCCGACCACTGGAGTGATGAAGTTCACCCAAAGAGCCAGCTCTGCTGCGTTCACCGGGTCGTAGTAGAAGTCGATTAGCTTCTCCGCATTTTTCTTGTGAGTGGCTCCCATTGGGGTAACGAATACGTCCGCCCAGATTGTGGCTCCAGACTCGGGGAAGATGAAGCCGAATGGCTCTGGTTCTTCATCGGTCGCCGCTTCAATGTTCGCCACGGTGATGTCTCCCGACCAGGCCGTAGCGGCGATTATGTTCCCGGTGGCAAGGTCGTCAAGGTAGCTGTTGCCGCGCACGTTGAAAATCTGCCCGGCGTCAATTTGAGCCTTAATGATCTCGATGGCGCTCATGAAGGCATCTTCGCTGAGGCTGGAAGTAGAAGTGATGTCAATCCCCTCCGCCATCAGAACTATCCCGACGCTGTCGCGCATCTCAGATAGCAATCCGACTCTTCCGCGAAGTTCTGCCGCCCAAAGATCGGCAACTGATCCAGGAGCATCCTTGCCGGTCGCTTCTTTATAGGCCTTCTTGTTATATCCAATCCCTGCAAAACCCGCCTGCCAGGGAATTGAGTAGATCCGGTCTGGGTCATCGGCCGACCCAAGGTAACTGGGGTCTAAGTTAGCAACCTTATTTGGCATATTTGCATCATCGAATGTCTGAATTACACCCAAGTTTTTGAGCCGTTGAGCCATCCAGCCAGTTGGGCAAGCAATGTCTGCACCAATATCCTGCCCGAGCTCGAGCTGGTCTTTGACCTTTGCGTACCAGGTGTCGTTATCGTCGATCTCGATGCGGTAATCAACGGTGATTCCGCTTTCCTGCTCGAATCTTGAGAGAGTCGGATAGTTTCCCGCTTCATCCTCGTCCATATAAGCGGGCCAGTTGTGCCAAGTCAAGACGGGTTCAGAATCGGATACATCCGTCAGAGGTGTCAGGGTCGACTCGGCCGTGGCGCAGGAGGCCAGCGATAATGCAGCCGCAGTTCCTCCGATTCCAGCTAGGGCCGCGCGCCTAGAAACCTGGTGGCTTCTGGCTGCTTTAACCAGTTGGCGAAGCATTGGGTCTTGAGGAAGTCCTCGCATCATTGCAATCTCCTAAATCCAGCTATCTCTAACCGGCTCATTTTCTTTCCTTGAACCTGCACCCTGAAAATCCAAAGCTTTGCAAAGTTTGTCATAAAACCTTTTAGCAAGTGCCCGTGAAACCTATATTTTACTTTCAGTCTCCGATGTAGCTCATGACGTGCTTCACACGGGTGTAATCCTCAAACCCGTAGTGAGACAAGTCCTTGCCATATCCAGAGTGCTTAAAACCACCGTGCGGCATCTCAGCTACCAGTGGAATGTGAGTGTTAATCCAGACCGCACCAAAGTCCAAGTACTTGGCAAAACGCATTGCCCTGGTGTGATTAGAGGTCCAAACCGAAGAAGCCAATCCGTACTGAATGTCATTGGCCCACGCAAGAGCCTGTTCGTCACCAGTGAAGCGCTGAACGGTGAGCACCGGCCCGAAGATTTCGTCTTGAATGTGCTCGTCGTTTTGCCTTAGACCAGAAATAACGGTCGGCTCCAAGAAGTAA is a genomic window of Candidatus Aquiluna sp. UB-MaderosW2red containing:
- a CDS encoding transaminase; amino-acid sequence: MHSFQNREKLSALHQAELDRFIKTHPKSQARHNQAKSSMLGGVPMIWMSKWPGPFPIYVESAKGSHFSDIDGNQYVDFCLGDTGAMSGHAPEATVAAVQAQIAKGSTFMLPTNDSIVAAEILQKRFGLPSWQFTLTATDANRHLIRYARHASGKPKIVVHDYCYHGSVDETFAVLSDDGQTIARKDNIGKPVALDQTTVVVPFNDLAAAELAFAVGDIAAMLIEPAMTNIGIVLPLPGYLEGLRELCDKYQVLLIIDETHTLSAGIGGMTKTLNLKPDAVVLGKTIGGGVPVGAFGLSAAFAQRIIDSSNLESIDVGGVGGTLAGNALSMAAVAATLSEVLTEEAFIEMERLATQWTKNVQQVITQGNLPWQVSQIGCRGEYSFRSKAPQNGKEANAAEDFELQQYLQLHAMNRGVLMTPFHNMALMSPKTTDADLEKHLAHFSEATAALFG
- a CDS encoding proline--tRNA ligase; the protein is MPIRLSTLFLRTLREDPSDAEVQSHRLLVRAGYVRRNAPGIFSWLPLGLLVKNKIEAIVREEMNTAGAQEVYFPGLLPKEPFEITGRWSEYGDNLFRLKDRKDADYLLAPTHEEVFTLLVKDLYSSYKDLPLTIYQIQIKYRDEARPRAGLLRGREFVMKDAYSFDVTDEGLGRSYAAQRAAYEKIFQRLGVEYVIVKADAGAMGGSKSEEFLNPSPIGEDTFVRSRGGFAANVEAVKFEVANEIDGSLNPIAKVHDSQNTPTIASLVDFSNANHPKTAGVWSAADTLKNVVLALTDKDGKRELVIVGLPGDREVDPKRAEAFFGPKEVEPATEEDFKKYPALVKGYIGPNLGGEQHLGEKTESKIRYLVDPRIAKGSAWITGANIDQKHVWYLTFGRDFESDGYADIAEIKAGDPAPDGSGELELSRGIEIGHVFQLGRKYAEALGLKVLDENGKLVTVTMGSYGIGVTRLVAVLAESYNDEKGLVWPESVSPADVYIIATGKDPVAFEVAEQLTLEAEAAGLSVMLDDRPKLSPGVKFADAELIGVPWILICGKGVVDGEVELWNRRSNERVAVKIESALAKLISERS
- the dxr gene encoding 1-deoxy-D-xylulose-5-phosphate reductoisomerase, whose product is MRSVIVLGSTGSIGTQALEVIEQYPDLFKLVGISGFQNQDLLDYQRDKFGLASSDAVLGTQAASDLVSGTQADVVLNGITGSAGLMPTLAALASGKQLALANKESLIVGGTLVTKIAAPGQILPVDSEHSAIAQALRSGSNGEVKKLILTASGGPFRGFSLDQLALVTPQQALKHPTWDMGKVVTTNSATLVNKGLEIIEAHLLFGLPFEQIEVTVHPQSIIHSMVEFIDGSVIAQCSPPDMKLPIAISLNWPNRVQGVSQALDWTKSHNWQFEPLDEAVFGAVALARQVGKAGLTYPAVFNASNEQAVEAFHKLKIGFLEILQIVAETVDLHEAELELTLEGVLEAEIWARKTADSLIAKRSS
- the ispG gene encoding flavodoxin-dependent (E)-4-hydroxy-3-methylbut-2-enyl-diphosphate synthase; its protein translation is MPAVNLGLPKGPPPTISPRRKTRQIMVGKVGVGSDSPISVQSMTTTQTTDINGTLQQIAELTATGCDVVRVAVPTQDDADVLRIIAKRSQIPVIADIHFQPKYVFAAIDAGCGAVRVNPGNIRKFDDQVGAIAKAAKDAGISLRIGVNAGSLDPRLLTKYGKPTAEALVESAIWEAALFEEHDFHDFKISVKHNDPVVMVKAYEMLAERGDWPLHLGVTEAGPAFQGTIKSAVAFGALLSRGIGDTIRVSLSAPPVEEIKVGFQILESLNLRPRKLEIVSCPSCGRAQVDVYTLANDVTEGLKHLTVPIRVAVMGCVVNGPGEAREADLGVASGNGKGQIFVKGEIIKTVPESEIVKTLIEEANRIAAEMDPAISGTAQVTTSDK
- the gabT gene encoding 4-aminobutyrate--2-oxoglutarate transaminase → MTIEQKRNLVTAIPGPNSIALQKRRMEVISAGVGTALPVFMDEAHGAILRDVDGNQFIDMGSGIGVVTIGHTNQRVVEAVQHQVAKLTHTLFTVAPYEPYVKVAEIITRHTPGTFKKKAAFFNSGAEAVENAVKVARKATGRTEIAVFDHAYHGRTNLTMSMNFKMHPYGTGFGPLAGSVHHAPMSYPFRDPEGMTGEEAAARAITYLEKRVGASQLAAVFIEPIQGEGGFIVPAKGFLRTLDQWCKANGIVMVADEVQSGIARTGKWFASEWEEGYEPDLITVAKGIAGGLPLSGIVGRAEIMDASHAGGLGGTFGGSPTAVAAGVAVLEQLEEGGWLERSLEIGEILTTRLIALQAQYPIIGEVRGKGAMQAIEFVEAGTMKPNSQAVEELVRHCHQNGVVILNAGTYNNVIRFLPPLAISDELLHDALDVLAAGLEKLAQ
- a CDS encoding RIP metalloprotease — its product is MVDTLLYILGILIVLVGIALSIGLHEIGHLLPAKAFKVRVKQYMVGFGPTVKSFTRGETEYGLKAFPLGGYISMAGMYPPETKPYNGPFSKWINEARVEVRKEILATDDNRQFYQLSAPKKLIIMLGGPVMNLLLGVVLIIGALAGLGINQPSMSVDQVFACIEADAQGNCPATAPESPASAGGLMANDTITAVNGNPVLNWDEAIAIMNQSPGSPVMLEVRRSGESLTLSIAPVFTERQVFSETNSPLKDEAGLPITELRPIFGFQFKSELQPLSLGESLSYAGNMTLSTLGFVLQLPAQIWQVGSSALGLSDRDPMGAVSIVGVGQLAGELTATDAIGIDAKLASLLMLIGSLNLALFAFNLIPLLPLDGGHVLGAVYEGAKRRTVKLITKKDPGPIDTARALPLAYAVWALLILVGILFITADFINPIRLG